A stretch of Colletotrichum lupini chromosome 2, complete sequence DNA encodes these proteins:
- a CDS encoding peroxin 8, which translates to MPADRLLNTVLQLYQNVHDDRKTDQIVGSTVNLLTSLSNPLNLGVLTSQLLIAPAIWHRRDGLRTSLRIISIYNSAATRVRQNELDDAKASSVANNDSRTIHTPTPTRQGGGLSSETWVRAVVKGADDRSNRWQHLLVLTGILMGMEGNDKRSLSRGLRNTLEEAVVTAANLALERQDGSFASASIVLALNYVFPFLSEFHQSAVNYNALLPITVLAITGEDGFQDGGFLEDVRRDVKQNGPFVEWSPASPSFRLQQALESKPLMGGMGPLSRLAAFAVTNATDSSAVLDAQDSLLEFAQKLFQQWQRNPLSTVDAADETARLEHNTLEGTWPVLWGTLKKTMYATVAVLQSIVGRSLLDPRMRNDVMGPQVATKTLLTLRFLFFISSRHGASSFQAYTFTYLTSLDILARFGDACVSFLTETKPPHAGVVPPGPLDRTLDLFYLNVAEHLPLNMPTEACDALIVRPATAYLTHTGALTSTTVELFEAAHSAVLSVLSCPHNGALTVTLVPFYVDALFASFPAQISTRQFRVAFKTVMQIVSPPFPISLAEPQLSETLLEMVRFKALGAGTAPLPATHDALAQAEKGLEATAEQTEVLSEQSSLVLTLVDSLPFLPLPLVEEWLTLTAQAMNEIADPAVRRPVRDRFWEVLVSGEMDVERATIGVAWWTTKGGRELVVGRDQVLLQQQEQQQMPLMSGAIMDESKSSRL; encoded by the coding sequence ATGCCGGCCGACAGACTCCTTAACACGGTTCTGCAGCTGTACCAAAACGTCCATGACGACCGTAAGACGGACCAGATCGTCGGCTCGACCGTGAACCTCCTCACCTCCCTCTCGAATCCGCTGAACCTCGGCGTCCTCACCTCCCAGCTCCTCATCGCCCCCGCCATCTGGCACCGCCGCGACGGCCTGCGCACGAGTCTGCGCATCATCTCAATCTACAACAGCGCCGCGACACGGGTGCGGCAGAACGAGCTCGACGACGCAAAGGCTTCCTCGGTCGCCAACAATGATTCCCGCACGATTCATACGCCGACACCGACGAGGCAGGGTGGCGGTCTCAGCAGCGAGACGTGGGTGCGGGCCGTGGTCAAGGGCGCCGATGACCGCTCCAACAGGTGGCAGCATCTGCTGGTCCTGACGGGTATCCTGATGGGCATGGAGGGCAACGATAAGCGTTCGTTGTCGCGGGGTCTGCGCAATACCCTGGAAGAGGCCGTCGTCACGGCCGCGAACCTCGCGCTGGAGCGCCAGGACGGGTCCTTCGCCTCGGCGTCCATCGTACTGGCGCTCAACTACGTCTTTCCGTTCCTCTCCGAGTTCCACCAGTCCGCCGTCAACTACAACGCACTGCTGCCCATCACCGTGCTAGCCATCACGGGAGAGGACGGGTTCCAGGACGGCGGGTTCTTGGAGGACGTTCGGAGGGACGTCAAGCAGAACGGTCCGTTCGTGGAGTGGTCTCCCGCGTCGCCGTCGTTCAGGCTGCAGCAGGCGTTGGAGAGCAAGCCGCTGATGGGCGGCATGGGACCGCTGTCCCGGCTGGCGGCCTTTGCCGTCACGAACGCGACGGACTCGTCGGCCGTGCTCGACGCGCAGGACTCGCTGCTCGAGTTTGCGCAAAAGCTATTTCAGCAGTGGCAGCGCAACCCGTTGTCGACGGTCGACGCCGCGGACGAGACGGCGCGGCTGGAGCACAACACGCTCGAGGGGACCTGGCCGGTCCTCTGGGGCACGCTGAAGAAGACAATGTACGCCACGGTCGCTGTCTTGCAGTCCATTGTTGGGCGCAGTCTTCTCGATCCGCGCATGAGGAACGATGTCATGGGTCCTCAGGTCGCGACCAAGACACTGCTCACTCTGCGGTTTCTGTTCTTCATCTCGTCGAGGCACGGAGCCAGCTCGTTCCAGGCGTACACTTTTACCTACCTCACATCCCTCGACATCCTCGCACGGTTCGGAGATGCTTGCGTCTCTTTCCTCACGGAGACGAAGCCCCCTCACGCAGGAGTGGTGCCCCCCGGCCCCCTCGACAGAACACTAGACCTGTTCTACCTCAACGTCGCCGAGCACCTGCCCCTCAACATGCCCACAGAAGCCTGCGACGCGCTGATCGTCCGGCCGGCGACAGCTTACCTCACCCACACGGGTGCTCTCACATCGACGACGGTTGAGCTCTTTGAAGCAGCCCACAGCGCCGTCCTCTCGGTGCTCTCGTGCCCGCACAATGGCGCCCTGACCGTCACCCTCGTTCCCTTTTACGTCGACGCCCTGTTCGCCTCGTTCCCGGCGCAGATCTCGACGCGGCAGTTCCGCGTGGCCTTCAAGACGGTCATGCAGATCGTCTCGCCACCCTTCCCCATCTCCCTCGCCGAGCCGCAGCTCTCCGAAACGCTCCTCGAAATGGTGCGCTTCAAGGCGCTGGGCGCGGGCACGGCACCGCTGCCCGCCACGCACGACGCGCTCGCGCAGGCCGAGAAGGGCCTCGAGGCGACCGCCGAGCAAACAGAGGTCCTCTCGGAGCAGAGCTCGCTCGTGCTGACGCTGGTGGATTCGCTTCCGTTCCTGCCGCTGCCGTTGGTTGAGGAGTGGTTGACGCTGACGGCGCAGGCGATGAACGAGATTGCGGACCCGGCTGTGCGACGGCCTGTGAGGGATCGGTTCTGGGAGGTGTTGGTGAGTGGCGAGATGGATGTCGAGAGGGCTACGATTGGGGTTGCGTGGTGGACTACCAAGGGCGGGCGGGAGCTTGTTGTCGGGAGGGATCAGGTTCTGCTGCAGCAGCAAGAGCAGCAGCAGATGCCGTTGATGAGTGGTGCGATTATGGATGAGAGTAAGTCGAGTAGGCTGTAA